TTGTATTTTCATATCCGTAGGGTTGTTATGAGTATCATACTTGGTACAGTATTTTTCTCCCTTGCATATCTGTCAGTATTTTTAGCATAAAAATGACTTTGTGAATAATGCATCAGTCTCGAGTGAGCCCAGATGCACTTGGCTGccatccctttctttctttctttctttctttctttctttctttctttctttctttctttctttctttctttctttctttctttctttctttctttctctctctctctctctctctctctctctctctctctctctctctctctctctctctctctctctctgtgtctctctccctccttcatcTCTCCCATCCCTGCCCCATGTGAGTAGAGCACATGGTTCATAGCTGGTTTAATGGGATGGAATGTGAcaggttatgttttcatctgcctGATATGGAGCCTAGCCtgggaaggggggtggggggtggatggAAAGTGAGTTAGTCTCTACAACTAAAGTCTGGCTTAGTCATTAGACATGTTTTTGCTTGTTGTGAGTCAGTTGGAGATGATGCTCTTTTCCCCAATCCTACcaaatacaaacacatacacatgcgtatgcgtgcacatgcacgcacgcacgcacgcgcacgcacacacacacacacacacacacacacacacagaagcaaaaaaagaaaaagaaaaaacacatgcTCTGTATGGGGCCATTACTGCTGGTTCACTGGCTCCCTATTTGCTGTGTCTGTGTATTCAGTGCACCATTAGTCCAAGGCTCTGTGAATAATTGCTGAATGGACCATGGTTTCTATGCTATCTACTCAGGTTCTAGTAAAGGGGGCGGGGGTTGCTTCGTAAAGTGAGAAGTATGGGGACATACTTGATTGATGTCTGAGACTGGTCACAAATATAATGCAGTATCTTGTACATGGTTTGTCTTGACAGTATTCATGTGTAACATGGAAACAACAATTGAGCATGAGTTCCTTTCACATTCAACAGCTTGCATTTAAATGTACTTCAGTGGAGATTAAAATAAAAGCCACAGCAAATGTTGCTTTAAAATTGATGTTGCAAAaagaaaatgttgtttttttgggggggggcaggattGATGGAAGACCCAACAAAATGGGGATGATTATAATTTCATACCATACATGTTAGGTCTTCAGTCTGTCTTTGGAGCCCTGCAAGTAAATAGTCTTTCAGAAATAATCTTTCCAGATTCCCCCTTTGAAAATATGCCAACGAGTGTCATTTGTTATTCTCTCATAATTCATTTCCTGTGTGGCAGCCTGGAATAAAacagaagaaaaaggggggatgcAGATAAAAGAGGGTTTGAAACCGATAATTAGAGTGAAAAGGAAATTTTGTGGAGCCATGCTGCTGAGGGAACTGTGCTGTGCCATATAGAAGCATTAAATCTTAACTGCCGTTCATTTCAGGACTCGTGGGTAAATTATCCCATTATGGCAATCACACAAAAGCAGCTGCTCGGGTGAAATGTCAGAAATAAGAAAACAAGACACGATAACAAAACCACAGACATAAATACTCCCCTGGTTAAATGTCAGAAATAGATTTTGGGAGTCCATTAAAAGTTGAATGGCCGATGTAATGAAGGACCTTTCATTCCATAATATTTGCAtttgtgttgctttttttttttacagtctttAAATCCTAATTCGAGTGAATCTTCTCCAGACAATCCTTAGACAAACAGAGCCACAGTACACTTTAGGGGCACTATAGGAGGATTATGGGGTGTAGTATATGTATATTGTGAATGATCTTTTTTGGTCATCTTTGTTTATTGTTTCTCACAGGGAGCAGAAATTGCTTTTTTAGAGATGACATTTGAGCATGGCCTCCTGTCCGCCCTTATCCCTTCAGCCCTAGACAAGAATAACAACAACACCAACTGTAATCTCCTTTGTTCCAGATTATTATCTTTCTTTGTGTCGATATTATGGCCCTTTTTACTTGATCACTTCAGGACCCTCATCTGTGCTGTTGCCCTTCCTCTCACTCAAAGTGCGTGAACCTTCCAGAGAGGCAGAGATGTTAAAACACAATCACTTTCATTATGTTGTGATAACAAAACACCCCAAGGATTTGCTTATCTGTATTAGAAAAGATGACAAGGAGTTAGAATGTAATATTAATATTTCAAATCCTTTGctgcttttgggggggggtagcctAAGTACATAAGCCTTAGGATTTAAAGATACTGGCAAGTGCCAAGGTGAAAAATTACTCAGGATAAGGAGCATAAACAACCCCCATGGGGTCTGTCATTTGATGTAATTATATTTACAGAGAGGGTTGTTCTTTTTATTGTTCAGGAGAAAGCGAGCTGCAGCAGCGGATCCCTTTATCTGTGGCAGGGTAGAGAAAATGTACATATATATCCTATTTTTGAACCAAAAGACAAGGACGTTATCTTTCATTCTAAACTTCACTGTGTCTGAAGGATTTGTTTACTAGTGCAACATTTCACCTCGTAAACATGATTAACGTTTTGTTAGAATAACACGATTACGATTTATTAGGATACCAGCTCTCGCTTTCCATCCCGACTTTCACAGCTAGATTTGTGCAGATTCTCGCGTGGGAATGATCTGGAGGCACTACATCCTCACGCTTCGTCATATCTTTTTCAAATTCTCAGTTCAACAATTACATCCGCTCATCAGTAAACTTTTGATTTACCACAGACCTGTAAAAAGGAAATCTCAATTTCATAAAGGAAATTTGTCCTTTCGATCACAAACATTAAAACTGGACTCTGACTGATGCGAACCCCAAAATGTCTCCATGCATTACTGGAGTATCAGAATGCCTTATCTGAGATTTAGTCAAATGTCAGATTTGGATCACAGGTCGGAGAAGCACATTTTTAGTCAAAACTGCATTTGAACTGTATCAGTGATGGTGTACTATGAATAAATGCAATTCGCGCCACCCAACAATTCATCTGAGGTACCTCTCATTCATGTCAGTCAGTAAATGTGCCGCGGCATCCTAGGTGTGCAAGAGTAGAGAAAGAAAAGTGTTGCGTTGTCAAGGGGCGGAGTGGGGGAATACAAGAGGCGGGGCTTTTAAGTTTAGAGCCAATAAAAATATTTCCTGCTCTCCTGTCTCGAAACCCATTGGTTACAATATAGCCGTGCGTCACTCTGTTGTTGCCTGGTTTACTAGCCACTGCTAACTAGCGGTTAGTGGCAACGCCAACGATACACATCTCTCTTCCCATAATGTTTTAATGTTCTGAAATATACAACAGAGAATAATTTCTAAACGCTAGTTCTACCGTTTTAGGTAAGTTTGGTCCTCCCCACACGAATATGTAGGTCGCTAACTTGCTGTTAGTTATTGGCCAGTACGCTAACCtagcttgatgcatgctcaataatccaggtaaggaaatcagagaaagttgaatcagttcatctggacacaacgtttattgggagaaacgtttaatcACTCAGTCAGTTAGATAAACTTTCTGTGGCTAAGTTAACTTGCTTCTTAGAGCACGCTAACGGGGAGCTGAGCCGTCAACATTTGCTCGTGTGTCAGGTAGCTAACTTAAGGATGAACATAGCGGGACAAAAAGAGGCAAAGGGAAATGGATGCAGTTTCCCTGCCACTGGCTCGGTAGTGTCAGTTCAGATTAAAATGTGTTTCATTTGCTAGCTGAAGTCAGTTAACTTTTGATATTGAGGTTAGTTGAATAGGCTCTCGTGTTATAATTGTTGGCGCGCTAAAGTTGCTTATACATGTATCTTGACAGATGTGTAAGCAACATAGCCCATACTGTGACGTAAGAGTAAAGATAGTATGATCATTATTTCCTCATGATCAGTTAATGTTCATAACATTTACCTCCATAAAACTAAAATAAGTCCAGTAGATATGGCTAGTCACAGTGAAAATTTTGTGGGCATATTTTAGATGCAAGTTTAACTGAATTTGGTATTTTGCTGCAGACTCTTTGATTGCTCAAGGACGATGAATGGAAACCCTTCTTCAGCTGTGTGGAGATGACCGGCCACCCTTTAGGGCATGGTCAGAATGGGGCCAGACGTGCCCCTTCTTAACGAATACAAGCAGGAGTTCTTCTGGAAGCGCTTCCCTCAGACAGTGTTGGGGGGTCCACGCTTCAAGTTGGGCTACTGTGCCCCACTGTATGTCTATGTCAATCAGGCAGTCTTGTTCTTGACACCATGGCTGTTTGGTGGCATTGGTACCTTGCTTTGCCAGCTACAGCTGCTCAAGGAACTTCATGCTGCGGTGCTCTCTGGCATGCTCATGTTTGGGGCTGCAGTGGGTATTCAGGCCCTGGCTCTGTATGCTGCCCGGAGGAGTGGTACAGTGGAGCGATTAGGGGCACCCAACATCCTAGCTGATGAGGAGGAAGTGGAATTCACCAATTGTGTTGGCCCAGAGACTGTGAGGTTCATTGCCCCTGGGAAGAGGTTTGGTCTGAATGTGGTACTGCATACAGCCTTGGCTGGCGCACTCTGTGGCTTTGGGACATGGTATGTGTTCCTAGGCAGATTGACTGCTCTCTATGGTAGTATTGGTGTGTCACTGGTTGTCTTCATCCTGAGCTGGGTGACCCTATGTATAGCAGAGTATTCTCTAGTGGTCAACACGGCCACAGAGACAGCCACTTTCCAGGCACAGGACACATATGAGATCACCCCACTCACCCGGCCCCTCTACATCTTAATTTTCATCGCTGTGGACATGGCTGATAGGTGAGAAACAACACACTGAATGTCTTGACAATTGGAAAATTATCTAAAGGCATACTGTTTTATTTAAATCTAAAACTTGTATCAGTTGAAATAGATTAATAAAGGACCAAGTTGCAGTAATTCCGTCTATACTGTCATTCAGGTTCACAGGGACTATCCCTGAGCTCCAAACAGCCAATCAGGTTCTCCATGTGCTGTTCCTCTTCCTACCTCTGTTGTGGGCGCTGGGTCTGCTGTCTCCGCCGGATGCCTTGCTCCTCTGGGTGATGGAGCAGGTTCTCGTGTTTGGGTTTGGTGGCTCACCCATGTCCAGTAACTTCAGGTAAGTCTGGATGAgcttgacaaaatcaaatatcacaatatttttgactgaagACCTTGAAATTGAAAATGTGACaatattttggggatgactattaaagctttcataagatatttagatacaagaacattttgagacgtgatcattagtaatgtggatatgatgaccaagcaggtagaggcatTCACTGTTCTTTTCACTCAGCTAGAAcatctaataagttcagaaaaatgTATCACTATTGAAaagcagcctttaagaccaggtaaTGAAAACAGTTGAATTGTATCATGATATTAATGATAACCAGAATCCAAGATGATATCTGGTTTCATTgcaatattgatattatattgatatacCACAGCTCTAACTTTTAGTAGAACCCGCGATTCTATCTTGATACAGTGTTTCATCAATAAAGTGCAttatttgggggagggggggttcagtGACATATTTCTGCAATGAATTTATCAAAGATAAACACTATTAAAGGTATTGTTGTTTTGTCAGAAAATCATCAACATTGTTTCACAGTAAAATAAAACTTAAATATATCAGCACTATGATTACAATGCATGAACTGTTTGACTTGATGCTTTTTATCATATCGATTTGATGATTAATAAAGATCACAGtgctttcaagtcaagtcaattttatttgtatagcccaatatcacaaattataaatttgcctcagtgggctttacagcaacacaacatcctgtccttagacccgctcatcagataaggaacaattccctaaaaaaaacctttaacagggagaaaaaataggaagaaacctcagggagagcaacagaggagggatcgctctcccaagacagacattgtgcaatggatgttgtgtttacacaattttcagaatacaacattgaaagacagaataacagaattttaatggaattataaaatttaggaagaatatgatgcgcaggatgccgagagtgtccaggcgccaccggaacagcccaggacccaagccacgtgaccagcatcaccatgtaaaaaaacaaaaaaacaaaaaaaaccaggaCAACaacaattatatggatttataagatgtataaaaagaaaatgtgatgaggggaatgccaagcagcgtccaggtggcaaccaccgtcaccacggagacctgggaggaggaccaactgcacgtgcacacaagggagactcacatgacaccattcacacagaggacatcattcagagagagagaaaagacgtgagagaagagaacagtttacagtagtcattagtcataattaagtcatcaattaatcATAATCTCTCTATAGTCATAATcgctataatctcgttggcagaacagtggttggtaaattcattgagacagaaaccgacccaccatgcagtacatgttgtgaagcactcaatttaaggGCAAcaaattgtaagctaaggcagaaAGATGAgtttttttaagtttggatttaaaggactcaacagactttgattgtctgatggcagcaggcttTCAAATGACTTGTTGATCTTTCCTGTGCGCTTATAATATTCTGTGctgtcacttttttttcttctgtccaACAGGCTGCTGGTGATGTTTTTTGCATCTGTTGGTGTAGCTGTTTGCAATTTCTTCCTACCATCTACAATAAGTGTGGTTCTCTTCTCTATCTCCATGGGATTTCTCTTGAGCCTGGACCTCAGCCAAATTGGCACTCTCTGTACAGGGTCCAGGTCAGCTTTGGGGGACCATGGCTGGTGTAGGGGAGGATCACCCACTCCTCATGTTTCCTTTGGCTGGCATCTTGGCTGTAGGGAGCTGTTGCTGTACTTGAGCGTGCTCCTGGCAGCAATGGCAGAGGCAGGACTTTTGCATCACTTCTTCAGCATAGCTAAGCTCCAGAGCTTGGTTAGGGGACCCCAGGCTCCTGTCAGCTACCTCCTCCTTATCCTCTTTGTCCTCTGCTGGATTCTGAGAGAGATCCAGGGCACCTATGTCTTGGGAGGGGTGTTCCTCAACCCTTTGTACCCAAGAGGAATGTCTAACGTGCAGACATTTAAGCAGAGAAGCAGAGGTCTCCATGTTGCTGCAGTGATCAGAAGAGTCCTCCTCAGTTTGGGTGAGCTTGTCGTAGATGTTCATTTTgagcctctgtctgtctctgagctTGGTATTTGCTATGCAACAATGGTAAtgtgaggttttttttcttttatactcCCATTTTGGTTATTTTGTTTCACTTCACAGTGTCTCCATTTGCAATGATAGCGTACCTCTCCATGGACAGCTCTCTCCAGGTGCTCCACACAGCTTCCCTTAGTGTGGGATTCACACGGGCCTATAGAGTGGTATATACACACATCAGCACTTACCCTTACACTCATACACTGTTTCCCACCTAAACATGAACATATCAAATATTGTGAAAATAATGTAAAAGTTAAAAATAAAGTTTTTCTCCTTTTTACTGTTCGAATCTGCCATAACATACGGTGAACATAATTGATTACAATGCCTTATGTTCAGTTTGTGTGGATGAAACTGGGTAATAGTTTTGTTTTCCATGTCGTTTTGCTGCATTTATATTGCTCAAACAACTTTTTGTTCACTGCATCTAGTGACCTTTAGCATGTGTAGTTTCAAAAAGCCAATTATAAACAACCATACCATTTACATGTATTGAAAAAAATCAGCAAAAATCTGGATGCTGTATTGAAGTTATGCTTACCCtgcttttgaccccccccccccaaaaaaaaattagatgaAGTCATTTACATGATGGAGTAATGCCTTTATCTGTTCATGATCGGGTTATTTGTTTTCATGTAAACATATGCTCATTGATTCATATATAGATGATAACATATCAAAGGTAGACAGTGTTGACATGTTTTCTTCTTAACGTGTCCATGTTCTTGGGGTTAATGGCGTTTCTGTGTTTTTTTACAACATAAATAAACCAATTTGCATGAGTCCCATGTATgtctttatttattaatttatataGGCTGTTCATGTTGTTTCCATCTTGCATGCTCTGTTCTGTATTGATGTGTAGGTATGGCAGAGCCCAGAGGAGGCTCTACTGCAGATGGTGGTGGTAGTCTCAGTGCGCCTGATGGCTGGTGATAAGATGTTACCAGGCTGGGATAACTTGGGAACTGGAGTTCAGCTTCTTCTGGTGAAAACAACCTTTAACACTGAACCTTTTTTTTAACCATAGGTTATTTCTAAACATATATTGCAACTGCATAGGTTTTAAAAATGTTTTCATGCAGTGATTTCACATTTCTCTGACCCATTTCCTGTTTAAACTGACCAGAAGAGTTGCTAGTGCTGACAAATCTTTTCACTCTAGACTTGATTTGTGATTTTAAATCAATTGACTGTCTGTGCAAACTCCATTAACAATAGTTGGGGAAGGGGCATTCTGGACTTGTACAGTATTTATCTGAATTATTACACCCTAACCTGCCTCACATGATAGTAGTTCTATCATATTCAGTCCATAGAAAGTAATCCTGGTTACAGCTGCAATCTTTTTTCCTGCAATATTTTCACTGTGTAGATGTACATGTGCAAGACATCATCTAGTCAGTCATATTTTTGGTCATCTGTGAATAATTTTGATACTGATTCTTAGCTGTTCACTATAATTTCACTAGAACTGTTCACTAtaatttattcatttgtttgtttattattgATTTTGTACTAACAGTAAACAGTATTATAATAACAGTAGTATAAATAGAATTATATCCAGGATCCCAGTTGTTCTCAATTAGGTACTCAGGGACCCCCAGTGTTGATGGTGTtctgttctgccaggtagttaattacattcacctgttgtgtcaggtattTCAGCCATCTAAAAAGGGGTTGGTGGTGGATGAGGTGAGCATAATGATCTACATAGAATAGAAAATCAACAACACTAAGGATCCTAAAGGACTGTACTGAGAACCATTacgttattttgatgacatctttATTGCCAAAGGAGGGAAATTAAATTTTTAGACAAGGTTTACCTTGaaatcggatgatccgctgtggcgacccctaacgggagcaaccgaaagtagtagtagtttaccTTGAAACCACATAGAAAAATGCCACATACTACAACAGGTAAAACATATACCACATAAACCTCGGCTAATTAGACCAGAGTCTGTCAAGTGCATGAACAATTTTAACGGCATCCAATGGTTGCCTGTTACTGCCTATCTCAGGTGGGCCTTCTGAGTGACAGAGTAGTTCAATTCCTGGCCAAGCTGAAGTTCACCGTGATGGTGCTAGTGACGTCGTGGACAGAGAAGAAGCAGCGTCGTCAGTCAGCTGGAACTCTCCTGGCCCTCAATGCCTCCCTGTGCCCactgctgctggcagtggtgacCCTCTCTGCCATGCTGTCTGCCCCTCTGCTTCCCCTTTTCACCCTACCCATCTTCCTAGTGGGATTCCCCCGGCCTCAGCGCAGTTGGCCAGGGCCCGTAGGTACTGCCTGCCCCTGCCCTGACTCCATCTTCTACCAGCAGATGAGTAGCAGTCTGGCTTCTGCTCTCAGAAGAGCCTTTGCCAGAGGGTCCCTGGGTGAGTCAGCAACAGCTGATTTCTCAAAATTCTCTTTCTGATATGTTCCTctttttctttcacaaatgttttggAAGCAAACAGTAACATTTCATGGTTTATGGTAACTGTGGAGTTAGTTTATTTTTCGGTAATTTGTCTTGGAATTCATATTTCTCTCTGCTGATTAAGCCTTGCTATTTACAGCCTGCAGCATTAAGAAACCCCCACTGCCAGGCTGCACTTTGGGATGTAAACAGAGCTCTGTCAGTGTTcacaatgggtttttttttcttactttgtgTGTTGACTCGTAACATTGTGAACTTTTGAGTGGGTCAAGCCTGGACTGTATGCAGATGAAAGAGCAGGATCGGGGCACCTCTTATAGATTAATATTATAGGAAACGTTAATGTTGTAAGCAGCTCATTGGAGCCGCTGGCAGTGATGCAAGCTTGCAGGATACTGTTGagcttgctgtgaagtgacccgAACAAAATAGCTCTGATCTGTATTCATTACATCCAAATGTTTCCACACCATTAACGTTGTAATACTCTTAGGCCAACTGGAGCTGCTGCTGGGATTTTTGTACAGTGCTCTATGTGCTATCAGGAGGGGGCAAGTggagagaaaacaaaaaacaaaaaacggtgcAAGTACAAGCTTAATTATTTATGGATTGATGAttcaaaacagaaaagaaaaactgCTCCAGTGATGTCATTCCTTAATCTTATTGTTTCCTTAGCTAGCCTGGGGTGCCCTAGTTGTGATGTATAATTCAGAACAAGTGCGTATTTGGTCCTTTTGATGCTCACAGTCTAAAGATGACTGTTTTGTAGTATTCTTTGTTTTTATGCCCCCCATGTGACATGGGAGGTTGTGCACCACTGAGCAATGAGCAAAAATGGAGTGTGTCCAGCATGTCACTTACCATCATGAGATAGTGTCTGTGACTATTATGAGATGTTATTATGGCACATGACATTATCCTTGAGCCAGGAGAacactggccatcttaaaacaAATGCTTTCATCACCTTGCCACCCCAATACTTCCACTTTGAAGTACACATTTTCCCATTCACTTAACTGTCCACAAAGAGATAATCTCCCATGCAGGAATCCTCTCCACAagaggattgattttttttttagacaaatgGAAAGAAAGCCAAGGCTGAGAAAGAATTCAATATTTAGATCTGTGTGCAGTCAGCCAATGTAAACAGTAACATGACCTTCCTATGCAACTGAAATGATAAGCATCTCCCTGCAGCTCATCTGGCGACCAGGTTATCCACATAGTCAGCATTGAGACTCTATCTTGATGCAAAATGAAAGGGTTGTGTGACCTGGGGGTTCTTACTTATGTATACGTTATGTGTGCTTCATTCTCCTATGCCCTCAATTCCCACATCACAACATCTCTCTAACTTAACATGTTAGACGCGTGGGCtgctgatgttttttttcttcctaccaCAGGCTCTTTATCCCCTGGCTCTCACTTCCTTGGCCGCTTCCAGGACCGCATGGTATGGATAATGATCCTTGAGAGAGGATATGGCTACTGTACTGTCAATATTAAGGTCGGTATCTGTCCATTTCAGCATGGTAACACTTTGAACTCGAAAACTCTTCCATTGATTTGCATCAATTTTTATTTGGAGattaagtagtgtgtgtgtgtgtgtgtgtgtgtgtgattttttgaaggggctggagctgcaggagactTCTTGCCACACAGTGGAGGCGCTGCGGGTGGATGAGGTGTTTGAGTGGGCTTTTGAACGACCTGAGAGGCTTGGTTTTACCCAGGGCCTTAACCTGCACTGGGGTAACTCACTCACTCCTTGTACtgccctccctgtgcgtgtctaCTCGGACGCCCAAAACGTGCTGTCTGGCATCATTGACTCTCATGACAACCTGAGGAAACTCCAGGATGACTTTCTGAAGGTGCTGGTCTGGTTGTTGCTGCGCTATGGTGTTCAAAAGCGCAAAGGCTGGAGCAGTGAAGACAGGCCAGGAGGTGGAGGCAGGAAGTCCCAGACCTCCCAGTTGGTTCAGTCTACACGTAACCTACCTGTGGAGGCTGTCATAGTGGAGTCTAATGTATCCTCTCTTAGGTTCAGACAGGACAGCTCCAGCCTTACCTCTTTTGGTGACTGGTCAGATGAGGATGACTTAT
The DNA window shown above is from Lampris incognitus isolate fLamInc1 chromosome 16, fLamInc1.hap2, whole genome shotgun sequence and carries:
- the pcnx4 gene encoding pecanex-like protein 4, giving the protein MVRMGPDVPLLNEYKQEFFWKRFPQTVLGGPRFKLGYCAPLYVYVNQAVLFLTPWLFGGIGTLLCQLQLLKELHAAVLSGMLMFGAAVGIQALALYAARRSGTVERLGAPNILADEEEVEFTNCVGPETVRFIAPGKRFGLNVVLHTALAGALCGFGTWYVFLGRLTALYGSIGVSLVVFILSWVTLCIAEYSLVVNTATETATFQAQDTYEITPLTRPLYILIFIAVDMADRFTGTIPELQTANQVLHVLFLFLPLLWALGLLSPPDALLLWVMEQVLVFGFGGSPMSSNFRLLVMFFASVGVAVCNFFLPSTISVVLFSISMGFLLSLDLSQIGTLCTGSRSALGDHGWCRGGSPTPHVSFGWHLGCRELLLYLSVLLAAMAEAGLLHHFFSIAKLQSLVRGPQAPVSYLLLILFVLCWILREIQGTYVLGGVFLNPLYPRGMSNVQTFKQRSRGLHVAAVIRRVLLSLVSPFAMIAYLSMDSSLQVLHTASLSVGFTRAYRVVWQSPEEALLQMVVVVSVRLMAGDKMLPGWDNLGTGVQLLLVGLLSDRVVQFLAKLKFTVMVLVTSWTEKKQRRQSAGTLLALNASLCPLLLAVVTLSAMLSAPLLPLFTLPIFLVGFPRPQRSWPGPVGTACPCPDSIFYQQMSSSLASALRRAFARGSLGSLSPGSHFLGRFQDRMVWIMILERGYGYCTVNIKGLELQETSCHTVEALRVDEVFEWAFERPERLGFTQGLNLHWGNSLTPCTALPVRVYSDAQNVLSGIIDSHDNLRKLQDDFLKVLVWLLLRYGVQKRKGWSSEDRPGGGGRKSQTSQLVQSTRNLPVEAVIVESNVSSLRFRQDSSSLTSFGDWSDEDDLFGPQPARRTVALVNTEAQQGHTALQMGPSLPGSVEMDSLFENMALSALQPLQPLGLGLGLPAVDKGRPPEVFTESPESLPHLNFSCPQSEVFNLPTGWRTAPLPPSRLQQLRPLFSEDWFRFALGQFGPVVQGEASEDMTKTLKEDEALRELHTQVALSCLITLGAESAFTSPSYVYRLYCGDVPWTEGLDWLSASKELYQLALKAFRFSFKLLFDQASLGPMEGPGELFSTLEEYERDWYIGLESEKGWHDSVLKEKPFLFSLGHDLTMGTYTGRVLSLQEQLVQVGRLNGEGVRGQWANLSWELLYATNDDEERYSIQAHPIMLRNLTVQAADPPLGYPIYSSAPLHLPCF